ATGCTGGAGAGACCCAGAAGGGCTTTCTGCCTTCTCTGCTCGTGGTTCAGTGGTTGTCACCATGGGTCAGTGGCTTGCTGCCCTGAGCCACACACTGCAGACTGGctcctgacagctccttcagtttctgttctgcagtcaccctcttcccttctttttttcacatttttctctttgacTATGAATAGTCCTGAGAGGGACTCAGGCCTCACAGAGGAAGAAGCAATAATCTCTTCCCGAAGGAAGTAGCCTGGCTGCCTAAAGGACCCTTCTCACCCAAGCGTAAATGATACCAAACAACACCTCTGGGCAGGAAATGTTGGAGGCAGCAAGGGCAGAGgatgctgccaggagcagggctctCGAGCGCTTTGTGGAGGAAATACAGCTGGTGCTGCTAGCTCAGTAACACTCTGACGGGGGGCAGCCATTGGGAACCGGGACGTTGGGGTTCGCTGGTTCTCCTGTCCAAACACAGgcaagctctggagccccaggTTTGCGACAAAAGCATGAGGCATGCTGTTGAATGGCCAAGGCTGCCATCCCCTCTAGCCTCCCAGAGGcctttgtttcagaaacaaaatccTCCTCTTAAGAGGCTGCCTTCCTCCCCCAGGTGAAGATCTGCTTTCAGGGTCTTTACCCTTGGCTGTTGCTGGGAGCTGCTGATCCCACAGTGGCTGGGGTTGAAGCCTTCCACAGACCCTCTCCTCCACATAGGACAGAGACAGCTGAGTCGACACACTTTGAGATTGTCTAATTGGCTTGATTTGTCCGTGTTAAACATTTACCGTCCACAGCTAGCTCCTTCATTAGCTGTGACACATCATGTTTAACCACCCGGCAACACTGCAGCAGTTCCAGAGCCAGCAGCAAACGATCAGGAAACTTCTGCACAAGGTTAATACAGAGATCATAAGCAAATGTGGGGCTGAATTAAAACAAACATACACAAGCCTGGAAATACATCTGAGCTGGCAGAAGATCTTAGACAAATGTGCACATCCACCTGCACAGCCTTCATCCCTGCCTCCTTTATTTACACCCAGCATAATGGCTTGCCTGTGGACCTGGGCGCTTGCAAGGAGGAATGAGCATGTATTTGGCTTGCAAAACCACAGCGTAATTAATTCCCAGCAAAgcttctgcatttctctttgtGGCTGTGGAAGTTCAAGGTGCTGCCCAGGGTTGACTAGATACCTTTCCTGCATGCCCCGGGGTGCTCAGCCCCACCAGCACAGGGCAAGGGATGGGTCTTCCATGGCTGGGGAGAAATCAGGTaggtgggaaaggaaaacaatttaagaattgacagaaaaaaaaacaagacgaGGAGCACgccaggggtccctgccgcccccagccccagTCCTGAGCAGCGGCAGGCCCCTCTCCCCAAGGGCTTTGTCCCGAGGAAGGGTTTTCTCAGCCTCCTCCCCTACGGAAGGCACGTAATTACTCGAAAGCCTGTTTTGAAGGCAATGTTTGCCATCTAGTGGGAAAACAGAGTCTGGGCATCGCTCTTGCCAGCAGAAGGACGGGGCTTGGTGTCTTTTTGGCAGGAGGTGGGGGCCACGCTCCCCCGTCCCgtagctgggcagcagctcccgaccccagcagggagctccgggGAGGAGGGGAAATTGGGAGGGGTGGTGCTGGCTCAGGTTCCTGCAGGCAGCTCACCGGGCTCATCGCAGCCAGCCACGAATGCCTGAGCGACTGTGGGTCCCCAGCCCAAGCTCTTGCAGTGGTCCCTGGCTGAGCTGGTGCCCAGAGCCAGTGGCAAGCTGAAAGAACCGCtttggagcaggggagaaagcaCCACGTCCTGGATAAATGCTGCCTTCCAGTTCAGCATCCCCTTGGGGACTGGTGTCCTTCCAGGTCAGCATGCCCCTGGGGATTGGTGCCTTCCAGGCTGGCATCCACAGAATTCCCCTGGCAATCAGTGCCTTCCAGGTTGGCATCTTCCTGAGTATTTGTGCCTTCCAGGTCAGCATCATCCTGGTGACTGGTGCTTTCCAGGTCAGCATTCCCATGGGGATTAGTGCCTTCCAGGTCAGCAGATCCTCCTGGGTATCAGCCAGCATCCTCCAGGAGATCCCAGGTGTAGATATGGACCTGGCATTTCTAGCACCTTACAAGCTCCACACCCATCAGCACAGAGGTGACTATGCCAGTGCCCAGCATATATGTGGAGCTTGGCCACTGCCATGTCTGCTGGATCTCCCAGTGTGGAGCGAAGGCTGAGGGCTGCTTGTATGCTGGGAAGGCCCCGTGCGTTGTAACCCTGCAAGGCCACATGAGACTCCCAGAGTCACATCTAACTCTGCCCCATCGTTTTCAGGATGCAGAGAATGGCCCTGCTGTACAGGGCTGTCTGCATGCCCAGTGCCTGCTCTGTGTAATCCTGGAAACCTGGGGAGCACTGGAGCCTTGCAGCTGATTGAGGAGCTCCTGTGCAGGGCTGGGCCATGCTGTCCATCACCTGTCTTTGCTTGGTCTGCCCCTGCAGATGAAGCAGCTgatggggcagtgggtgcaggggACCACAAGGTGCAGGTGGTGGGAGGACACCAGGTAGGGAGGCTCCCTGTCCTTCCCCAGTGAAGCTCCCAAAGAGCGTCctgacctgttccagtgcctgcagCTCTGGAGGTAGCTAGAGGAGAAGATGGAGTTTCTGCCATGGAGAAGGAAGGAGATCATCTTCTCTGAGCAAGTGACATGGCAGCATCGCGGAGATATGGTCCTCATGCTGGACAACAGAGATGTGTCGTGGGGAGTACACAGTGGGCACTGCTATGAGAAGCGATAAGACCGCCTGTGTCCCCCAGTGCCACCACACTTTGTTGCAGGCACATGGGAACTCTTGCTTGGACAACAGGACTGTTTCCATtgcaaagaaagctggcaggaaagTCCTGGGCTTGGTGAGCTCAtccaaagagctgctgctgctttgaggaGGGAGCAGCCAGTTCCTGAGAGCATCACGAGCAGTGGTGCTTGGGTACAGCTAAGCTGCTGGCTTTAGCCTCCCAGCATCTCTGTGGCCACCTGCTTGGCCTTTCCATGCCTTGAAAGACCAAAAGCATCCtggaggcaggggaaggggccAGGCCCAGCAAGCATAGAAAAAGACAACCCATTCTTGCAGAGAGAAGCCTACAGTGGGGCAGCAAGAAGCGATGTCTCAGGCCTCTCCCCTGTCCACATCAGTTTGGGTGTCAGCACATCTGGCCTGGCAGATGATgcctccccttctctctttcagGGAAGAGCGGATGGTGGGCAAGGAGTTTGCAGGCCTGTGGCAGGTAGAAAGGGAGGCATCAGAAGGAGTATGGGTGATCTCAGGGGTCTCCTGTGGGCTGGGTGCTTGGACCCTCTAGCGAGACCCCAGGCAGAGGTATGCCATGTGCAGTGAGATGAAAGCTATAGCCAGGGTGAATGCTCAGCACTGGGTTTTTGGATTAACTGTGTCCCTGGGGCAGGACCCCTGCTGCTCCTCCACTCCCAGTGCCGGACAGTGTGAGATAGAAGCAGCTCCTGAGGGCGATGGAATCCCTCTGGAGATGCGCTACGCTCTCCGCTGACGCTCTCGGGCCCTGCACTGGGAACAAATCAGGCTCTGTCTCCTTTGTCAGCTGTGATGCCGCTACCACAGAGACTGGGTGCACGGGTCACACCTCGAACTTGTTCCCAAACACTGTACTTTCTCTGCCCATGGGCATCCCTTTGCAAGCCTTACACACTTGGCCTCCCAGCCATCTTCACAAGTCAGCCCTGCACAATGAGCATCTTTGATACTTTGGATAGCATTTCAGCGTCCAAACTGCCTGTCCATCCGTACACCCATGTATCCACCTGTACATCCATCCCTCCCTCGCTCCACCAACTGATCCACCTATATCAGCTGTATGCATCCACCTATATATCTGCATGGCTCCTGCCCTCAATCCATGCACCCCTCCATCCCTGCTGAACCACTGACTGTGTACACACCCTTTCCTTTATCCCTCACCTCATGGTATGTGTATTTTGTGCCTCTGTGGCTTCCACAATGTGCTGgagctgcttttgtttctttccttggcTCAGGAGGTGGTGGAGAAGGAAGCAGGAGCAGCCACGAGAGGTAAGTTGAGACTGATTTGCTTCATGGTGCTGTGCAACatgcctcccccccaccccgcaatATGCGTGCTGGTCCTGGCAGCGagtcagggagaggaggaggctagGCCTGAGGGACAGCCCAGATATTTGGCAGGGTTAGCAGCAGTCGAGCAGCCCAGGCACTGCTGCACAACTGTccacaccagcagccctgctgcaaaggcTTTTGCCCAGGCAGCTGCTTTCCCAAATGAGCCCTGCACACAGCTGGGCGGTGGTTGCATCCCAGCCCCTGGCCAAGGGATGCGCTGGATTGGGCCACCCTGCACTGGATGGAGACACGGACATGGACCTTTCCGCACCTCAGTGCCGGGGACCTTCCCCGGTGTGTGGCATTGCCTGCTGTAAATTTTGTACCCCCAGCAGGACCCAGGCCATTTTCTTgtgtgcttttctcctcctggGCTTGGGCTGTTCCCTGTCCCATGCCAGCCAGCTGGATCCACCCCTGCTCCTTGTGGATGCAACCCACAGGCTGCTTCGACCTGGCACAGTCTCAGCATCCCCAGGCCTGCGACCTTGGCACAGTGTGCAGCCTGGGGAGGGTGGGATACAGCAGCAAGGCAAGTTTGGAAGTGCCTctgcctgctctgggcagggTGCGTGCAGGGAGGGCTCCTTCCTTCGCTGTGTGAGCCACTGGAGAGCCCCAGCCCTGGAGGAAGTTCCCTGGCCCCGTGGCGGGACAGGGAGGTGCCGGCACTGGGACTGCTCTCATGGTaccttcctgtttttcttctccacGGCTTGAAGGCAAAGTTGACTTTGGCATCTGGAGCCCTCTCCTTTATCCCAGATTGCTGTTCACCCCAGCCCTCCCCTTGCTTCTTCACTGGTCTGGTAGAAAGCCCTGTCACCCACATCCAGCACCAGAGCATCCTGCCCCCAGGCAGCTGGGAGTGCAGCACCCAGCATCAAGCATCTTTAGCCCCCCAAGCACTGAACTGGCTGCTTCCTTGGGGTCCCTGATGCCCGTGTGTCACATTTACAGACTGCTGGTGCAGGGAGCTGAGCCATGGGGTaccccagcaggcagccacagcgGGGGCAGGCAGGACCTCATGGTGGCTATGGAGACCTCTCGCCTGATCTTGGTACCTGCAGCTGCCAAACGGGTGGTAGGTCCCATCTCTAACGCTTCCATCAGAGACGAAAGGGGTGACCCTCCAGGACCAAGGGCAGCAGGATGCAGTGATGAGGACCAGATGTGCATCTGCTGCCTTCAAGCTGCCCTGGTCACCAGAACTGGGTGTCCCCACCTCCTGGCCAGGCAAAACCCAGCTAAGGAAGAGGACACAGCActtggcacatggggacagcacAGCTATGGGTCCCCTCTGCCTGTCATTTCTGATCTACCCACCTGAGCTTGCCTGCACAACGCAGGCACGTTTCCTTGTGGATGTGTGAGGGTCCGGTGGTCTCTGCTCCCCCGGGCAGCAGCAACTCCCTTCTACCTGGAGCATGCCTGGACTGTCTTGAGTCTATAAGCAGGCAGGATACGAGGGCCAGAGCTGCCGGCTCACACTCTCTCCCATTTTCTGGCCATGTCTCGAGCAGGCATGAGCCTCAAAACCAGCACCAGGTGCTAGGAAACCACTGAGCTCAGTTTGCAAACGCTGGAGCAACAGTTGTGGGATGCACATCACCCATGTTCAATGGACAACCACAGCCCTGAATCCCTCCGTACTGGCAGGGGAGTGGGATCTGGTGGTCATAAGAGCAGGTTTCCAAGTGGAAAAGGCAGCCCATGCCAAGCTGGGGACCAAGGGGATACAAGGGCGACCACGACACATCAGAAAAGGTGCTGGCTGGGTTGGGGACCAGAGTCCAGCAGAAGGTGATGGCATCGTGACACTGCTGGAGCTGGCAAGTTCTGGGATGCACCTGAGAGAGGATGTGGCTATCGGGCCCAGaagcccagggaggatgtggccCTTTATACCTCCCCACCTTGGTGACCTGCCTTACTTGCTCCTTGAGAGCCCCGCTCCTGTCAAAGGATGCTGCCATCCCAGTAGCACACCACAGGTGGAGGGCTAACGGCCATCTCCCCCATCCAAGGTGAATGTGCTCAGCAGGGACAGCGAGGGGCTGGGACCCCGCAAAGCCATGCACCGGCACAGGCAGCCCCCATGCCCCTGCACCCAGGCTGGGAGTGCAGAGGCATCCAGCGAGAGCAGAGGGGTCTGTGGGCACACAAGGCATTGCAAAAGGCACAGCCTTGCCCTGGTGCCCTCCAACTCAGTCCCCAGGAGGACCCCTcaagggcagccccggggccccgcCAGGAGTGACACATCTTCCCGGTGGGACGGGCGCAGGGACCCACCCCGCGCTGGCTCTGCTCCCCGTGCCGCTGCTGCCTGAATTTCCACCCAGCCCCATCTGGATCTCATCGGGCCGCTGGCGCTGAGCACTGGGCTCGGGAGGTGCCAGCAGATGGAAGCCATTAGAGGGGCCGGGTCGAGGTGCGGGGAGGGGGCCACATGCCAAGAGAAGGGGGCTGTGCAGAGGGTCCTGTCCCTGCTGTCGGGCTGGCGAGGGCAAGGGAGATgtcccaggcagctgcctgcatccTCTTGTGGCACTCATCAAGGGCTGGCTTGGGCAAgggactctctcagcctgtccaaGCACCCGGGGAGGGGGCTGACCTGTTTGgggaccagccctgctgcctgtacACCTCCAGCAAGGACCGTTCCCAAACCGGCATCTCACCAGGTGCCACTCACCTCTCCCCTGGCCCAGCACCGTCTGCAAGGGGGTCTTGCCTGGGTAGTGTCAACGCTATCCCCTTTATTGGCATCACTGCTCCATCCAGCCACAGCACGGGTGCGAGGGGCAGAGGGATGTGGGGgtcccttctgcctgctgccGGGGGGTGACGGGCAAGGCTCAGCATCTCCCACCCACTGatgcccggcacccccgggagcTCGCACCCGCCGTTCCCCTCAACACCGGACAGTGAATTTGAGCTGGCTCAGCGTCTTATCCCCATGTGTTCAGCAGCGCCCGGCAGTGGGCCTGGCCCGTCGCCCCGAGTCCGAGGTGCTCCTGGTGGGCACGGGCAGTCCAAAGCTCCTGGGAGCACAGCCTCTCTCCTTTGGGTCCGTCCTGCACCCCCAGAGTGCTAGGGGCTCTGGCAATGTCCACGGGGCGAGCCAGGAGGCGTGGGGTCCTCGGGGGCCGGCAGTGGCATCACGTCCCACGCGTGGGTGAGCGGGTGCAGGGATCGGCCAGGGCTCACTACAGGATCTGGGCTTCTGCCAAGAGAGAGGgcagggggtcggggggggcactgacctgtcccgtccccccccgcatTCCCTCCATTACACCCCCTGCACCCCGACTCACTCGGCAGTGCCTTCAAGTGGGTGGCAGCAACCAAGAAGTTGTGGGGTTTGGTCTTGTCCTTGCTGTGTCTCCTCACCCGGAGCctgaggacagagcagcagtgacTGAGGACCCCAAGCAGCTCCCCTGGGCACCGGGACTGCCCACATCCCTCGTGATCTCGCTCTGCATCTCCatccagctgtgcccagctgaGCACAGCCACTCCAGCGGGTCAGCTCCAGGGCTACAGCAGGAGCCAGTGACCAgatagagcagggctgggatggggacagaggaCCGACAGCAGAGGCACAGCAAGGTAGGGAGAGCCCAGCTGTGGCAGGATGAGAGGGGACCCGGGGACAGGACCAGCGGGCAGTGCCTGGGAGTAGGACTCCCAGGGGCAAAAGGCATATGGAGGGGCCTCGGCACTGACTTTGGAGCATGAGAGCATTTGGGGGAACGTTAGTAGCACCAGCATCTTCGGGGCATACAGGTTCCATTGATGTGGGACCATCAGAATGACCCCAGGCAAGCTGGGCAGTACCGTATTTGGAGGCGTGTGCGGGGAAGAAGCACGGATGTGGCACGGGGGCAAGGGGAGCATGAACCAGTTTACGGGGCTGGCATCAAGTCTGTTTGAGCAGGGACcccagagcaggggctggggggacaTGGGCCACCCCATGCTGAGGGTTCAGGGGCCAGAGTGGGATGCAGACAGCAATCATGCAGACCCCTGCCTCTCAAAACCCAACCTACCAGATGAGGATGGTGATGACGAGAACAGCGGCCAGGACGAAGAAGGCAAAGATCCCGAGGGACACCAGGACGGCCATCTTCTCCAGGGGGTCGCTGCGGTCTGGGACAGAGAGGCTGTCACGGCCAAGGGATGCCACAGCCTCCGGCACCCAGGGGACCCTATTGCACGCTCCTgcacacccagcaccccagccacACATGGGTATGGGGCAAGAGACCCTTCCCATTACTCTCAGCCACACGTGCCCAGGGCAGGCAGGTGGCTGCGCGcagtccctgctcctgcctgccacccccatctctactcactgatgggctcagggttaggagcctgggagggctcCTCAGCCAGGCTTTCCAGGCTGGTGTCTGTAGTGGTTTCTTCACTCGCCGTGGTGGCTGGATCTGGAAGGACAGAGAGGATGGGAATCACCCACCCAAAATAACAGGCAGCATCCCAGGGACCCACGTAGACAAGCAAAGAAGGGTGCCCCTGCTGCCCCGGGGGTCCCACAAGCCCAGGGGTGTCCTCGGGGTGCTACTGGTGCTGTGGCAGCCCCACTCTGCCCCAAGGCCACCTCCAAATGGCAGCAGCATGGCTGCAagctgccgtggggctgggagaCGCTTTGCCCccttgcagctctgctccccaccaTGAGGCCAGTTCTTGCATGGTGCACGGGACCAGCTTTTTGGGTCAACTCTGAGGGACCCCAGGAGCTGGGACTTGCTCTGTGTGATATCTGGGGGAATGGATgccgtggggaaggggctggaggagggcagcCCAGCACGCCGCAGGGACTTCGGGGAGGTACGGCACAACCTGGTAGGGCTGCTGGGGTCTGCAGCCTGTCGCCCTCGCACCTCTGACCGGCGTCGCCCGGGCCTCAGGGCTCCACTCGCTCCAGTTCCCCGCATCCAGGAAATCCTTGGCGCTGACTTGGACCACGTGCTCGAGCCCAGCGAAGGCATCGGTGATCACCTCGGACAGGTTCACCGTCTCCACCTGCACCGGGCAGAGGGCAGCTGTGAGGCAGGCAGGGACAACCCTTGCTGCCCCCGTGCCCACTCTCGCCTTTCCTCGCCCACTGCTTACCACGGACCAGGAGCGGTGGATGACGGGCCGGTACTGGAGCCGAAACCTGAGCTGGAAGTGGGGTTCCTTGGGCCAGGAGGAGGGGTACTTCCAGCTCACGAGGAGCCGCCGTGGGGCCCGAGGGATGGGCTCCACCACCAAGCCCTCTGGAGGGTCCGGTTTAACTGCATGGGACGGGATGGGGAGACCTTGTCACACCAGACTGCCATGCGGAAGGGTGTTGGACTCCCCGCTGCCACCCAGGGCTGGATGCCTGGGTGATGGACAGATGCTGGGACAGACAGATGACAGATGGACACTCACTGATGGCCTGCATGGTGATGTCAAGGAGGCGGAAGCTTGAGCCCAGGGGGTTCACCTCGGTGATGTTCAGGCGGTAGGAGCTCCAGAACTCCGACCCATGGACGGTGCAGGTGCCAGGGCGGGATGGATCCTGCAGGCATGGCCCCATGTGCCCGTTCTTGTTCCTGAAGATGGGGAGGCAGGGTGGTgacctgtcccccccccccaccatgcATAGTTTCCTGGTGCTACCAAGTTTGTGGCATGTGGGGGACCTCCATGCCAAGAGCCTGGTGGAGAAGGCAGCCCCTGTCACAGCTCAGGCAGGGTCCAGCAGCTGCCCTCACCATTCCAGAACCCAGCATGTCCCTCCAAGAGTGACTGAAGTGACACCCATCCCAGTCCCACCGTCCCTCCTGGGAAGGTCCCTCCCCTGGGGCATAGGGTCCTAGGCCTGGGGAGCTGGTTACACCATGGGAACACCCAGCCTTTGCTTTGGGACCCCGCTGAGGACAGTGGCAGAACCTTTGGGATGAGGGGCAGACCCCAGGGAGTGGGACCGGGGTGGGAGTCAGTCCTACCTCCGCTTCTCTTCACCTGTCAGTGATTTCTTCCTGCcacgaagagagacagaaaagcagacagTGAGGACGAGGGGACAGCATGaagccaacaccaccatgacccAGGTGACGAACAGGGGTCTCCgcactgcagagcagccccctgctcccacATCAAAGCACACAGATGACACGGCAGAGGGGATGGAGCTAAAGCCATGCCCAGCCCCGCTGAtgagcagcctggcagcagaagCTGAGGGTCCCAGGGGAATGAGGCAGTGGGGTGGCCAGGAAGGACCCCCCCTTGCCCACCCAAGGGTTCatcgtgcagcagcagcagcaaaggcacaGGGACACTGATAAAAGCTCCCCAGCAGCTGGCTTCACCTTCACCCTCACCCTATGGCCCCCAAAGCCCCCTGCTTCCCAGAGCCCAGTCCACACCGAGCTGAACCCCCAACCCCCTGCTCCATCCGCTCTCAGCAAGGCTGTACTTTACGAGCTCCGCCTGACTTCAAAGCAGCCCACTAATTTGGCCTGCCGGGATAATTAGAAGCAGCGATGCTGCCGGGGCCCCTCCCATCCTGAAGCATGCCGGAGCGCTCGGTGGCTTGCAGATGACCTGCTTCTCTTCTAGAGCCCCTCCAGTGCTGGCAAAGCTGTCGGAAGGGAGGGAGCCTGCCTGTGCCGGCCCCCCAGTgctgccgggggcccccccctcagagcaggcaaATGCTTGGTGCACTGCTCACCCCAAAACATGACCTGCTCTGGGGTGCAGCCTGGTCCTTGGGGTAGGAGGTGAACCTAGGGGGTGGGGTAGATGGCCAGCAGGATTTGGTAGTTATCCTTGGCTGGGACCCAGCGGTCACCCTGTAGACCCCCAGCCCATGCCCTCTAGGGATACATCACCTGTAGGTGGTGATGTATCTGGTGGGGAGGAAGGTCTCCACAGTGGAGGTCCAGGAGCAGGAGAAGTTCTCATAGTCG
This DNA window, taken from Opisthocomus hoazin isolate bOpiHoa1 chromosome Z, bOpiHoa1.hap1, whole genome shotgun sequence, encodes the following:
- the IL11RA gene encoding interleukin-11 receptor subunit alpha: MRSPIPGLGRVMVFLAAALASASLAIPEGWGEEGVQYGQVGTDVTLSCAGARTGSPVQWRRAGAAVLPEGSAVHQGDLVLPHAGLAAAGTYSCHGEDGGLLHTLSLRLGYLPGVPFVSCRASDYENFSCSWTSTVETFLPTRYITTYRKKSLTGEEKRRNKNGHMGPCLQDPSRPGTCTVHGSEFWSSYRLNITEVNPLGSSFRLLDITMQAIIKPDPPEGLVVEPIPRAPRRLLVSWKYPSSWPKEPHFQLRFRLQYRPVIHRSWSVVETVNLSEVITDAFAGLEHVVQVSAKDFLDAGNWSEWSPEARATPVRDPATTASEETTTDTSLESLAEEPSQAPNPEPINRSDPLEKMAVLVSLGIFAFFVLAAVLVITILIWLRVRRHSKDKTKPHNFLVAATHLKALPKAQIL